ACTCTCAGAGTGTTTCGCAGGATGAATTTTTGATCACATTTCACTACGGTGGGGTAGATTATATTGATCGTACCGACTTTTCAAGTTTGTATGGACAAAATGTATTTATCGTTCCTGATGCTGATAGAAACTCATTTTTAAACCTGTCAAAATATGTTGATAAGTGTGCAGAAGTTGAATCACTGTCTGTAAAAATTTTTAATATCCCTGTGCTATCTCATGAAATTAATTCTGTAAATGTCGATACGGATATGTTGTCATGTCCCTGGGAGAGGCATGTTGTAAAGCATTCTTTTTCATATTTTCAGAATGATTTTTTTTATATTATAAAACATATACATGAACGGTCAATTTCTTTTAGTGAATATGATCGTTGGGCGACTAAAGTAATGCTGTCTGGTTTTGATACTCATCGCGATACAAATACAGTGCCTTTATTTAAGTCAGTGCGGGATAACATGGGTTTGAAGAGCAAATCAAATAATTTAAATAAAATTGATTTAGATGTTTTGATTAGTCCAAACAATATGCTACTCATTGTTGGTTTTTCAAATTCTGGAAAAGGTATGGTTCTTCTTACTTTTTTGCAAGGAATAGCATATGGCACGGATGCCTTTTTTTTCAAAGGGCATTCACAACGCAAAGTTTATATCATAGATGGGGAAAGTGGCGAAACAAGATTGTTACAAAGAATAAATCAATTAGAATCTGCGTACAAGTCAACCACAACAGACGATAATAACTTTTTTTATTTATCTCTACGGGATTTAGATCCTAAAATTGAATTTAATTTAATGTCGCAAGATTGGAGAAATAAAGTAAAGCAAGAAATGATTGATAATGATGCTAAAGTTTTAGCCATAGACAATTTATTCTCTATATCACAGAAAGCTTCTACTTCTTTAAATAAATGGGATGAACTGCTTAGGTGGTTTGAGGGATTACAGTATGCAGGAATTGCGATTATTCTAGCGCACCATACAGGCAAAGAGAGGGACAGACCATACGGTCTTTCTCAGATTCAATCGCAATTACAAACTTTATTATTAGTTAAAGATAGAGAATATATAAGTAAAGAATTTTATAAAAGTACGCATAAAAATTCTTTTATGGATAATTTTTTTAACGAAGAAGGATCTTTTATCCGTCTAAAATTTCAAGAATGTAAGCCTATCCCTTATTTAGACGGTAAGAGTTATTTTTATCACCTTCCGCTACCTGATGAAGAAAATGGACACTATTATAAGTGGATTTCTGAAGATGAATTTGAAAAAGAAAATTTTAATACGATTAACTTGTCTCATTCGAAATCAATGAATAATTGTTTGGTAGATATTGATAGGTTTGATATAAATGATAAGGCTTATTTAGAGAATAATCCTATTGCTTTACAAGTTGTTGAATATGCCAAAACAAAAAACAAATTCAATGGTTCTGATTTAGAGCATGATTTGGGTTTAAAAAAACGGAAAAGAAATAAAGTTTTAAATTCTTTAGTCACTTATTGTATCCTTGATAGAACAGGCTCTACAAGTGATACGTTTTATCAGCTTCGCAAATAGATTTAAACTGTGCTGCAGTTGCGTGCTTCAAATTCCGCCAGGAGGGCGTCGATCAGGTCGGCAGGATGTGCCTTTCTCGCTGCTCCGTTCTCACTGGAGATATCCCTTCGGTATAAGCCTCTTCAGGCGTTTTCTTGCCCAACCGTGAATGCGGCCGCTTTTGATTGTACCAATCCATGTATTCCATGATCGACTTCCGGGCATCGCTCACCGTGTCGTAGGCGTGCAGATATACCCGTTCGTACTTCACCGACTTCCAGAGGCGCTCAACGAAAACGTTGTCACGTCAGGCTCCTCGGCCATCCATACTCAGCTTGCAGCCCATGTCCTTGACAGCCGTTACAAACTCGATCGCCGTAAACTGACTGCCTTGATCCGTGTTCACGATTTCCGGAGTGCCATAGCGGCGAAAGGCTTCCTGAAGCACATCGACCGCATGGCAAGCCTCCAAGGTGATCGCTATCTTTGACGCCAGTACCTTTCGGCTGACCCAATCCACGACTGCGGTTACTATAAAAATCGTTCTCCAGCGTCAGTTGACCGATCTTGTCATGCAGGACCTTCAAATCCACCGCCGGTTCACTATCGGCCGGTTTGTCGACGACTGCCCGCTCGCTGAGTTGCTGCTTCCATTCAGTAATCTGGTTCGGGTGCACCTCAAAACGCTGCGCCAATTCGGCAGTCGGCTTGTCACCGTGTAATTGCCGCTAATGACTAGGCCAGCAGGGTTTTTACCTAAAGGCTTATTCAAATTTTCACGGCCATTTTTCTGGGTTTACTTCGGTACGTTCGGCCCAAATGTACAGAACCGAACGAACTTTTTATTATATGGTGTAATTATTTCGAATAGTTATGCTTGTGCTTATTTTGTGGGCTGAAGATTTGCTGCCGAGTACAAGGGGGTATTTTTTATAGTCATTCTCTTGCGAGCGTGTATAGTCTATGGTTTTTTTGGGACACGTTTTGTCGTTAATCAGGCAGCCTCGGTCACGTTCTCGTTTTGATAGACCGGATGGCTGCGGGATTTTGAAGCAATGTATCGGTCTACGGTTTTTTGGACACGTCTTTGGTTAATCAAGCCGAAACGGTCACGGCCTCTTTCTGGATGGCTCGCACTGCTGCCGAAGTCTTGTAGCCGTGGCGTCCAATGATCGATCCATTCCCGGTTTTACGTGTCCTTGAATTCAAAGAGGCCGAAGCGGAGTTCCGCCACCGTGTCGAACCGCCGAATCCAAAGCAGGTTCTCCTTCAGGGTCCGAACGAACCGCTCTGCGATCCCGTTACCTTGGGGCGCTCTGACGAAGGATGGCGAGTTCTGGATGCCCAGGAAGGAAATCTCCTCGAAACACGCTGAAAGCGTATTGGCTGCCTGAGTTATGCCGCCGGACCCTTAGTTCCGGTAAGAATTGGTCTACGATTAAGAAGCTTGAGACGGTGCCTGTCTTCGATGTCAGTTGTGCGGTAATTCCAGCCCAGCCCAATAAAAAATACGTAATTATGCGATTATCGTGTAAATTTTGATACATCGCAACCATATTATGCGTAGCAAATATGTAAATGGTCAAATAATGTCCATTTATTACCCCTAATATGGAGAGAATTATGAACGCGGCAGTAGAATCAATTTTCACGAAGATCGGTCAATCATTGCCACCTGTATTTACGCGTGATGTCGCTGTGAAAAGTCTTGGTGGTTTGATTCAGGCAAAGACGTTGTCGAATATCGACAATAGGGGTGAGGGTCCTATGTCGAAAGTCAGGGTTGGGAAGAAAGTTCTCTACGAGAGGGAGGATTTCATTGATTGGTTAAAAAAATACAATAAATTCTGAAATAAAGGCGGTGTGGCTTCGAGCTACACCGTCTTTGTATCATCAATAACATGCCACTGATATAATATACACTTTTCGGCCCGGTGAGGAACTTATCGTCCCGAAAGTGAAAATATTTATAAGGAGTGGTATTATGAAAGTTCAAAATGCACGGGTTTTGTACGCTGGTTATGCGGATAAAATCGAGGGAAGAGACAATTCTTGGAAGCTAATTGCCGACACGGAGGCAGCTCGGAAAAAAGCTCTGGAGGATGGGTATACGGCCTTTAGCACAACGACTTTTGATTACGAACCGGAGAAAAACAAGCCTGAACCTGTTCGTTATGGGTCTTTGTTTTTGGACTTTGATTATAAGTCAGATCCGGCGATGTCGATCAAGGCTGCCAAGCGTTTCATGGAAATACTCTACGTGAAATACGGAGTCAATTTAGGCAGCTTAAGATACTGGATCTCAGGCGGAAAAGGTTGTCATATTGAAATTCCTGCCGAGATTTTTGGCGGTGAGGCAGGACACCCATGCTTACCTCGTATTTATTACGAAATGATCAAGTTCATTCTAAAAGCTTATAAAGATTCAAGTCTTGAGAAGATTCTTGATCTTCAAATGTACAATATGGGAAAAGGTCGGTTGCTGCGGTGCGAGAATATCAAGCGACCAAATGGTCGGTATAAGGTCCAAGTCAGCGCTGACGAGATGTTGAATTTTGATATTTCCAAATTACTCTCGATGTCGGATGAGTCCCGCATAAATCTTCCTTTTGAAACGGATCTTCCTGTCAGATCCGCGACCATGACAAATCTTTTTGAGTCCGCGATTTTCATGTTCCATCTGAAGAACAAAAACAAGCATGCAAATCTTGGTTTGGAATCGCTTCTGAATTGCGGTTTCATTGAGCATTGCTGGACAAATAAGGCCGAACTCGCTGAGCCTGAATGGTGGGCAATGGTAGGGGTGTTGATGGCTTTTGGTGACAAGGCAAAGCCACTCGTTCATTTATTTAGCCAAGGTTATGCCGGCTATTCAGAGAAGGAAACTGAGGAAAAGATCAACAACTGGCAGACAAGAAAGAGCACGCTGTCATGTTCATATTTGAAGTCAATCCATGACTGCGGAAAGAGATGCGAAGTTACCAGTCCGATTTATCTCTGGCACAATCAGCGGTCGAGGGATGTTCAGACTTCATCGGCGTTTTCGCTTGAAGAAGATGGCGTGTACTACCATCGTGATCAAGAGGAAGATGGCAACAAGATATTCATTTGCTCCCCTGTGAAAGTGATCGGAAAGCTTCGGTCTCAGGGCTCTTGCGACTGGGCGAGGCTGTTAGAGATCAAATCCCCGGACGGTGTTGAAAAGCGTGTTGTCATCAACATGCGAGACTGTGTTGGCCGTGGTGATGTCGTGAGGGCGCAGCTTGCTGACGATGGAGTTGAATTTTCGAACGCTCCAAAAGCATCAAGCCTTTTCATGGAGTACCTGCGAACTAGCGCTCCCGTGGACAAGTTCCTGCTCCGGCTAAACATGGTGGGCTGGTACGATGATACCTATGTGCTGCCTGATGCTCTTTTTGGTGAGCATTTTGGCGAAGAGTTTTATTTTGAGAGCAGCTTGGTCAGCTTACATAACTCCTCCGGGTCACTCGATGATTGGAAAGAGCATGTCGGTAAATACTGCCGAGATAATTCTCTCCTTGTTTTGCTGACCAGTTATGCGTTGACCGGGCCATTGCTCAAACCATGCGGATTTGAGGGCGGGGGTATCCATATATACGGGTGCTCGTCTGCGGGGAAGTCGACGGGTGCTCACGTGGCCGGGAGTGTTTGTGGTGGCGGAGGGCATAAAGGCTTCATGAGGCAATGGAACAGCACGCACAATGCGATAGAGAATACGGCTGTCCTGCACAATGACAACATGTTGGTCCTAGATGAGATCGGACAGGCATCTGCTGAAACCGTTGCCCAAATTCCGTACATGCTCGCCAATGGTCAGGGCAAAGCAAGAATGAAAGCCGATGCTTCCGCACGCAACATCGGCAGATGGCTGCTAAACTTCCTGTCAAACGGTGAACTTACCATCAATGACAAGATCCAGGAAACGGGGAAGTTTACCTCGCATGTCGGTCAAGAAGTTCGAGTAATCGATCTGCCAATAAATGCCGGAGTTGGGCAAGATCTTTATGAAAACATGCACGGCTATGAGAATGGTGCTCGTTTGAGTGATGACTTGGTGAGTAACTGCATGAAGTATTATGGAACGCCATTGCGTGCATTCCTCGCAGCTTTCTGCGGTTCGAGCATTGAAGAGAAGCAGCGCAATATCGAACTGATTATCGAAAAAGCACAGAAATTCGTGCAGGAGAACTGTCCAGAAGGTTCGTCTGGTCAGGTCAGGCGAGTTGCCCGAAAGTTTGGTTTGATCGCAAGCGCAGGCGAATTTGCCCATGAGTGTGGAATCTTACCGTATCGAAATGGAGACGCCCGCAGGGCAGCCGAAAAGTGGTTCAAGATTTGGCTGGACCAGCGCAACTGTGTCGGAGACCGAGAGATCGCTAAGGTCTTAAAGCGTGTTCAGGATCATTTTGCGATCGAATCCGAGAGCCGGTATGTGCCCATTGAGGAGGCGGACAAAGATAGCCGCTTCAGGAAGGCTGGATTTTCATGGAGAGATAAGGTGGCAGGACGCAAGCGATTTTTGATGTTGCTCCCTGCCGCTGATGAAATTCTGAAGGGAATCAACAGGAAAGTCATCTTGGAGGCCATGAATAAGCTTGGTTGGCTCGAACTCAAAGACGATGGCAGCATTCGCGAAACGAAGTCAATTAAAGGCGTTAATCATCGCGGATACATCTTCATTCCTGAAGCTTGGGAAGAAGAAATTGAGCCAGATTTCAAGTCACGAGGGGGGCTGTCCTTATCATTCCCGCAAGACTCTTATTGATTGGTTAATGATTTGTGCGAGTTGTGCGAGTTACAATGACTGTGCGGTACCTCCGATGCCCAGGCTAACGGGTGTTCAGGGTGCCGCACAGACGCACAGAACGCACAAGCAATTTTTAGACATGTGAAAAAAAGAGGTATTTATATAATGACTATGACTATTCAAGCAACTTGCTGGTTCTGCGGCAGGAATTTTATAATAAAGGATGGGCGGGAGTGGAAGTATCTGTGTCGTAAGTGTTTCCATTTTGTGTATGAAATTCTAAAAGTTGAAGAAAGGCCGTTGGAGCTCAAGCATAACTGGTCTGCCATAATGAGAGATCGCTATGTTGCAAAGCCACAATATTTTGCTCCACAAGTCGTGGAAAGGTTTAGATCTACAGGAGTTTTCAAGCCGCAGTAATTGATTTTGTTGTCGATGAGGGGGGACCCTTACTCCCCTCTGTCCTGAATAAAGTCATTGTTAAATTTTAATTGTTGAAAAAATGTGTGTGCGTTCTGTGCGTTTGTGCGGGGCGCTATTATCGAGGAATTCCTCAACAATACGCTTGGCGAAAAACAAAAAAGCCGCACAAAACGCACATGGTTTATCATCTATTGAAGTTGCTAAATGCCAAGCTCCGTTCGCGCACGTTCGATTCCTTTCTTCTGAACTTCGAGGTCAGGGTTTGTCTCGGAGTTATGGATCGCGCTGCGGATCAGTGCATCGACTTTTTCACGTCCGCTGGGTGATTTTGCCGCTTCCCGGGGTGTCTGTCCGTCAAGGATCGGAAGAGGGGTATCCACCCATTGACCCCAGTGATCGAGAAACATGTTTTCCATGTGCTCCTTGATCTCAGGATCTTGCATCATCTTGTTGTGAAGACCAAGCGGGTCTTCATCGTCTTCGGCGCGCTCTCCGGCGGCACGCATGGGCTTTATGCTTGTGGTTTTGTAATGCGCCTTCTCACCCATCACGTTCTGAATGATTTCCCGGATTTCAGCCGCTCTTTTTTCCGAGTTCACTTCGACGGTCATGGATTCACTTTCGATGTCTATGTAGCCGAGGATGGTGTTAGACATTGGCGTGGCTTTGGCTGTTTCAAGGCGACTCCAGGGGATTGTCACGCCAGTAAGTTCACCGCTCTCAGTATAGTCGGCGTTTTCAAGGAGCTGTTCTGGCGTCTCCGTCATGCAGAGGTGGAGCAGGGCGTCAAAGGCATCTTTGGGGCTTGAGATGCGGTAGTGAACCGTCTGCAGGGAGAGAGGATCCCCATCCGTGTTCGACAGAGATGGAGGATTAATGGCCGCCGCGTACAATTCCAGAAAAACCTCGCGAATCTCAAATTCGTATTCTGACAGATCATCCGTTGAGAGTGCTTTTTTCTGGCCTATCAGGGAGGTGCGCAGGTCGATAACATGGGCTTTCCATGGCAGAGGGAAGGATATGGGGCTCGCGGCAGAGAGAAATTCAACGTCGTCGACCCTGGAGATGGCGCAAAATAAGATGGACCCCTGAGCCAGCCATTCTGAGGCGCTGTGATCGGTGACCCTGTGCGAACTGCCGGTGAGGATGTCGATGCAGGCAAAGCCGTTGCCTGGAAAGACAGCCGTGACCTCATAGAACGAAAAGACCAGGCGGCCCACGGATTCAAGGACGTGAAGTTCAAGGCTGTCGATCTTGCTTGTTCGGTTTTGGCGGTAGAGCTCCGCGATCGTGGTATCGGCGGGGAGGGCAATTTCAAAATCAAGTTCTTCGATGTCCGGCTGCGTCAGATCCCAGCTACAGAGAATCCAAGGCACCATCACCTGTGAGAGTTCATCGATGGTGTCCTCGTGATCGAGTTCTTCGCTCCAGAGCAGGAATGTGTCGATGGCCTCGTCCAAGCCTTCTGCTTCAAGCGTGTTCTGCGCAAAGGTCATGAGC
This DNA window, taken from Desulfomicrobium macestii, encodes the following:
- a CDS encoding AAA family ATPase, which gives rise to MKQVNDNKVSELYSEIMGANLHNIYFSNNFDLNDFLLNAVELLCSNYKFKAMDKFLYLSDSEILKGYWFDIDNNNQIKWYINNVRGIGYVKFYSLKYNLTTESACKEIVKKFGWNDILNIKEHKYKVIDKNQFQIFNDGVYLAVPQNLICYNFKYIKSDIIFFKNYSGMNCFSVIIYRNVKKSVVVPLILIEEEYQDGFVNSCLAPGVPNKLLPLFAADVLNQKKRLNVILCCNLDVGNNLRKLLCDSQSVSQDEFLITFHYGGVDYIDRTDFSSLYGQNVFIVPDADRNSFLNLSKYVDKCAEVESLSVKIFNIPVLSHEINSVNVDTDMLSCPWERHVVKHSFSYFQNDFFYIIKHIHERSISFSEYDRWATKVMLSGFDTHRDTNTVPLFKSVRDNMGLKSKSNNLNKIDLDVLISPNNMLLIVGFSNSGKGMVLLTFLQGIAYGTDAFFFKGHSQRKVYIIDGESGETRLLQRINQLESAYKSTTTDDNNFFYLSLRDLDPKIEFNLMSQDWRNKVKQEMIDNDAKVLAIDNLFSISQKASTSLNKWDELLRWFEGLQYAGIAIILAHHTGKERDRPYGLSQIQSQLQTLLLVKDREYISKEFYKSTHKNSFMDNFFNEEGSFIRLKFQECKPIPYLDGKSYFYHLPLPDEENGHYYKWISEDEFEKENFNTINLSHSKSMNNCLVDIDRFDINDKAYLENNPIALQVVEYAKTKNKFNGSDLEHDLGLKKRKRNKVLNSLVTYCILDRTGSTSDTFYQLRK
- a CDS encoding DDE-type integrase/transposase/recombinase, with translation MDWVSRKVLASKIAITLEACHAVDVLQEAFRRYGTPEIVNTDQGSQFTAIEFVTAVKDMGCKLSMDGRGA
- a CDS encoding DUF927 domain-containing protein encodes the protein MKVQNARVLYAGYADKIEGRDNSWKLIADTEAARKKALEDGYTAFSTTTFDYEPEKNKPEPVRYGSLFLDFDYKSDPAMSIKAAKRFMEILYVKYGVNLGSLRYWISGGKGCHIEIPAEIFGGEAGHPCLPRIYYEMIKFILKAYKDSSLEKILDLQMYNMGKGRLLRCENIKRPNGRYKVQVSADEMLNFDISKLLSMSDESRINLPFETDLPVRSATMTNLFESAIFMFHLKNKNKHANLGLESLLNCGFIEHCWTNKAELAEPEWWAMVGVLMAFGDKAKPLVHLFSQGYAGYSEKETEEKINNWQTRKSTLSCSYLKSIHDCGKRCEVTSPIYLWHNQRSRDVQTSSAFSLEEDGVYYHRDQEEDGNKIFICSPVKVIGKLRSQGSCDWARLLEIKSPDGVEKRVVINMRDCVGRGDVVRAQLADDGVEFSNAPKASSLFMEYLRTSAPVDKFLLRLNMVGWYDDTYVLPDALFGEHFGEEFYFESSLVSLHNSSGSLDDWKEHVGKYCRDNSLLVLLTSYALTGPLLKPCGFEGGGIHIYGCSSAGKSTGAHVAGSVCGGGGHKGFMRQWNSTHNAIENTAVLHNDNMLVLDEIGQASAETVAQIPYMLANGQGKARMKADASARNIGRWLLNFLSNGELTINDKIQETGKFTSHVGQEVRVIDLPINAGVGQDLYENMHGYENGARLSDDLVSNCMKYYGTPLRAFLAAFCGSSIEEKQRNIELIIEKAQKFVQENCPEGSSGQVRRVARKFGLIASAGEFAHECGILPYRNGDARRAAEKWFKIWLDQRNCVGDREIAKVLKRVQDHFAIESESRYVPIEEADKDSRFRKAGFSWRDKVAGRKRFLMLLPAADEILKGINRKVILEAMNKLGWLELKDDGSIRETKSIKGVNHRGYIFIPEAWEEEIEPDFKSRGGLSLSFPQDSY